From one Comamonas piscis genomic stretch:
- a CDS encoding cytochrome ubiquinol oxidase subunit I: MDLDIVGLSRLQFALTALYHFLFVPLTLGLSILIAIMETVYVMTRRVIWRQMTKFWGVLFGINFAIGVATGLVMEFQFGMNWSYYSHYVGDIFGAPLAIEGLMAFFLEATFVGLFFFGWDKLSPVKHLMVTWLTAIGTNLSALWILIANGWMQNPVGAVFNPQTMRMEVNDFAAVLSNPVAQAKFVHTVSAGYVCASIFVLGVSAWYLLKGRHVALAKRSMTVAAAFGLAGSLSVVVLGDESGYLSGEHQKMKLAAIEAMWETEPAPAAFTAFGFPDQEARETHYAIHIPWAMGLIGTRSLDTELQGINDLVKHAEVLIRDGIKAYDALEKIRDAGSTTTISPELKEQFEANGQSLGYALLLKRYVDDPRQATDEQIARAASDTIPQVAPLFWTFRIMVALGMFFIVLTAVFFYLASRDQLENRRWLLWVAVWSIPLPWVAIECGWFVAEFGRQPWIIEGVLPTAVAASNLGVTTLLITILGFVALYTVLLIIEMKLMLKAIQKGPELEPEQRDPQPLSYASIATAQPTYSGK, translated from the coding sequence ATGGATCTCGACATCGTCGGGCTATCAAGATTGCAGTTTGCACTCACAGCCCTGTACCACTTTCTCTTCGTTCCCCTGACCTTGGGGCTGTCCATCCTGATCGCCATTATGGAGACGGTCTATGTGATGACCCGGCGCGTCATCTGGCGCCAGATGACCAAGTTCTGGGGTGTGCTGTTCGGTATCAACTTCGCCATCGGCGTAGCGACCGGCTTGGTGATGGAGTTCCAGTTCGGCATGAACTGGAGCTACTACAGCCACTATGTCGGCGATATCTTTGGCGCGCCGCTGGCCATCGAGGGGCTGATGGCCTTCTTCCTCGAAGCCACCTTTGTCGGCCTGTTCTTCTTTGGCTGGGACAAGCTCTCGCCCGTCAAGCACTTGATGGTCACCTGGCTTACGGCCATCGGCACCAACCTGTCGGCGCTGTGGATTCTGATCGCCAACGGCTGGATGCAGAACCCCGTGGGAGCTGTCTTCAACCCGCAGACCATGCGCATGGAGGTCAATGACTTTGCCGCCGTGCTGAGCAACCCGGTGGCCCAGGCCAAGTTTGTACACACCGTGTCGGCCGGCTATGTCTGCGCCTCCATCTTTGTGCTGGGCGTATCGGCCTGGTACCTGCTCAAGGGCCGCCATGTGGCACTGGCCAAGCGCTCGATGACCGTGGCCGCCGCCTTTGGCCTGGCCGGTTCGCTGTCGGTCGTGGTGCTGGGGGATGAATCCGGCTACCTGTCGGGTGAACACCAGAAGATGAAGCTCGCCGCGATCGAAGCCATGTGGGAGACCGAGCCAGCACCGGCCGCGTTCACCGCCTTTGGCTTTCCCGACCAGGAAGCGCGCGAGACCCATTACGCCATCCATATCCCATGGGCCATGGGCCTCATCGGCACCCGCTCGCTCGATACCGAGCTGCAGGGCATCAACGACCTGGTCAAGCATGCGGAGGTGCTGATCCGTGACGGTATCAAGGCCTATGACGCGCTGGAGAAAATCCGCGACGCTGGCTCCACCACCACCATCTCGCCTGAGTTGAAGGAACAGTTCGAAGCCAATGGCCAGTCGCTGGGCTATGCACTGCTGCTCAAGCGCTATGTGGATGACCCACGCCAGGCCACCGACGAACAGATCGCCAGGGCGGCGTCGGACACCATTCCCCAGGTCGCGCCACTGTTCTGGACCTTCCGCATCATGGTAGCGCTGGGCATGTTCTTCATCGTGCTGACGGCCGTGTTCTTCTACCTCGCGTCGCGCGACCAGCTGGAAAACCGCCGCTGGCTGCTGTGGGTAGCGGTATGGTCCATCCCGCTGCCCTGGGTCGCCATCGAGTGCGGCTGGTTTGTGGCCGAGTTTGGCCGCCAGCCCTGGATCATTGAAGGCGTGCTGCCCACGGCCGTGGCCGCGTCCAACCTGGGCGTCACCACCCTGCTGATCACCATCCTGGGCTTTGTGGCGCTGTACACGGTGCTGCTGATCATCGAGATGAAGCTGATGCTCAAGGCCATCCAAAAAGGCCCCGAGCTGGAGCCCGAGCAGCGCGACCCGCAGCCGCTGAGCTATGCCTCGATCGCCACGGCACAACCTACCTATTCAGGAAAGTAA
- the cydB gene encoding cytochrome d ubiquinol oxidase subunit II, with the protein MILHTLLNYDTLRVIWWVLLGVLLIGFAVMDGFDLGTGMLLPFLGKNDLERRVIINSVGPTWEGNQVWLVLGGGAIFAAWPQLYAVSFSGFYLAMFVILIGLILRPVAFKYRSKNESPTWRSRWDWALFAGSFIPALICGVAMGNVLQGVPFRLTPELYIHYDGSFFGLLNPFAILAGLISVSMLLMHGAAWLCIKTEGAIAARARTVGSISAVLTAVLFVLAGIVLWKFVDGYRITSVLNTTGPSNPLFKTAAHAPGAWMQNYQQYPWTMAAPILGVVGSLLAAVLLRARKEGVAMISSGLGIAGIILTVGASMFPMILPSSVDPRFSLTVWDSSSSHMTLFIMLVCTAVFIPLIVAYTSWVYSVLWGKVNAKDINDGNGHAY; encoded by the coding sequence ATGATCTTGCATACATTGTTGAACTACGACACCCTGCGTGTCATCTGGTGGGTGCTGCTGGGCGTGCTGCTCATCGGCTTTGCGGTGATGGACGGTTTTGACCTGGGCACCGGCATGCTGCTGCCCTTCTTGGGCAAGAACGACCTGGAGCGCCGCGTCATCATCAATTCCGTCGGCCCCACCTGGGAAGGCAACCAGGTCTGGCTGGTGCTGGGCGGTGGCGCCATCTTTGCCGCCTGGCCACAGCTGTATGCGGTGTCCTTCTCGGGCTTTTACCTGGCCATGTTCGTGATCCTGATCGGCCTGATCCTGCGCCCCGTTGCCTTCAAGTACCGCAGCAAGAACGAATCCCCCACTTGGCGCAGCCGCTGGGATTGGGCACTGTTTGCCGGCAGCTTTATCCCTGCGCTGATCTGCGGTGTGGCCATGGGCAATGTGCTGCAGGGCGTGCCCTTCCGCCTCACGCCGGAGCTGTACATCCACTACGACGGCAGCTTCTTTGGCCTGCTCAACCCGTTTGCGATTCTGGCTGGCCTGATCTCCGTCAGCATGCTGCTGATGCATGGCGCAGCCTGGCTGTGCATCAAGACCGAAGGCGCCATCGCCGCCCGTGCCCGCACCGTGGGCAGCATCTCGGCCGTCCTCACCGCCGTGTTGTTTGTGCTGGCCGGCATTGTGCTGTGGAAGTTTGTGGACGGCTACCGCATCACCTCGGTGCTGAACACCACCGGCCCGTCCAACCCGCTGTTCAAGACCGCAGCCCACGCCCCTGGCGCCTGGATGCAGAACTACCAGCAGTACCCTTGGACGATGGCAGCGCCCATCCTGGGCGTGGTGGGCAGCCTGCTCGCTGCCGTGCTGCTCCGCGCCCGCAAGGAAGGTGTGGCAATGATCAGCAGCGGTTTGGGCATTGCCGGCATCATCCTGACCGTCGGCGCCTCGATGTTCCCGATGATCCTGCCTTCGTCGGTCGATCCGCGCTTTAGCTTGACCGTCTGGGATTCGTCCTCCAGCCACATGACCTTGTTCATCATGCTGGTCTGCACCGCTGTCTTCATTCCGCTGATCGTTGCCTACACCAGCTGGGTCTACTCGGTGCTGTGGGGCAAGGTCAATGCCAAGGACATCAATGACGGCAACGGCCACGCTTACTGA
- the cydX gene encoding cytochrome bd-I oxidase subunit CydX, translated as MWYFSWILGLPLAAAFAVLNAMWFEMTEDQKLRQQLLDDPDSQQ; from the coding sequence ATGTGGTATTTCTCCTGGATTCTCGGCCTGCCACTGGCCGCCGCGTTTGCTGTGCTCAACGCCATGTGGTTTGAGATGACCGAAGACCAAAAGCTGCGCCAGCAGCTGCTGGACGACCCGGACTCACAGCAATAA